Proteins encoded within one genomic window of Spirochaeta isovalerica:
- a CDS encoding nucleoside kinase produces MQKVKVTIPGGKTISCENGMSLREITDKEKLNSTGFPFMAMRVNNKIYSLASTVNYNCVIEPVELDSTDGLRIYRKSLSFLLEMASKEVFPDLRLKISHSIGSSIYYFFDDIRDIKEEDLQSLSNKMTELVATAYPIDIIKVPYIEAVEMFGEFNQPETQLLLQGMNCSSVSMNICNGFMAPSFYPLVDNTSALPYFEIMKYRNGFLLRYPGSKSPREVVPFEDRPLLYSIYEEYKNWGKILNVNCVGQMNKLTTNKKEIQHFIRVSEALHNKKIAHIADEILHRKGDVKVVLIAGPSSSGKTTFTKKLAIELQVVGFNPIIVSLDDYYRPRHEVPIDEFGKVDLEALEALDVPLLNKNLIDLFDNKVVEIPVFDFKIGGRRDTGKKLQMGDRTILLMEGIHGLNERLTPDIPASRKYKIYLSALTQLNIDDHNRIATTDNRIIRRMVRDHHFRNYDALNTFRIWPSVRRGEEKNIFPYQESADSAFNSALDYEISVLKVYAEPLLQSVKPDNPEYSDAARLLDFLSSFTPIPSHMVPEDSILREFIGNSSFKY; encoded by the coding sequence ATGCAGAAAGTTAAGGTTACGATTCCCGGCGGAAAAACCATTTCCTGTGAGAATGGAATGTCATTGCGGGAGATTACCGATAAGGAGAAATTGAATTCTACGGGTTTTCCTTTTATGGCCATGAGAGTAAACAACAAGATTTACTCTTTAGCTTCTACAGTCAATTATAACTGCGTTATCGAACCTGTAGAACTGGATAGCACCGATGGATTGAGAATATACAGAAAGAGTCTTTCTTTTCTGCTTGAAATGGCATCGAAAGAGGTTTTTCCTGATTTAAGATTGAAGATAAGTCATTCGATCGGAAGCAGTATCTATTATTTCTTTGACGATATCCGAGACATAAAAGAAGAAGACCTGCAAAGCCTCAGCAATAAAATGACAGAACTCGTTGCAACGGCTTATCCCATTGACATTATCAAAGTTCCCTATATTGAAGCCGTAGAAATGTTCGGAGAATTCAATCAGCCGGAGACTCAGCTGCTTCTGCAGGGAATGAATTGTTCTTCCGTCTCCATGAACATCTGCAACGGATTTATGGCGCCTTCTTTCTATCCTCTTGTGGATAACACTTCCGCCTTGCCCTATTTTGAGATTATGAAATACAGGAACGGGTTTCTGCTTCGCTATCCCGGTTCTAAAAGTCCCAGGGAAGTTGTTCCTTTTGAAGACAGGCCTCTTCTCTATTCCATCTATGAAGAGTACAAGAACTGGGGGAAAATCCTCAATGTAAACTGTGTCGGGCAAATGAACAAACTGACGACCAACAAAAAAGAGATCCAGCATTTCATTCGCGTGTCAGAAGCGCTTCATAATAAAAAAATCGCCCATATCGCTGATGAAATCCTGCACAGGAAAGGAGATGTAAAGGTTGTTCTCATCGCCGGTCCATCTTCTTCGGGAAAAACGACTTTTACGAAAAAACTGGCCATAGAGCTTCAGGTTGTCGGTTTCAATCCGATTATTGTCTCGCTTGACGATTATTACAGGCCCCGTCATGAAGTTCCGATTGATGAATTCGGCAAGGTTGATCTGGAAGCTCTTGAAGCCCTTGATGTTCCGCTGCTGAATAAAAATCTCATAGATCTTTTTGATAACAAAGTTGTCGAAATCCCGGTTTTCGATTTTAAAATCGGAGGAAGAAGAGATACAGGAAAAAAACTGCAAATGGGAGACAGAACGATCCTTCTTATGGAAGGAATTCACGGACTGAACGAAAGACTGACACCGGATATACCCGCAAGCAGGAAGTACAAGATTTATCTCTCTGCTCTGACTCAGCTGAACATCGATGACCATAATAGAATCGCCACAACAGATAACCGGATTATCCGCAGGATGGTTCGGGACCACCACTTCAGAAACTACGATGCCTTAAATACCTTCAGGATATGGCCATCCGTTAGAAGAGGAGAAGAAAAGAATATTTTCCCTTACCAGGAGTCGGCGGATTCGGCTTTCAATTCAGCCCTGGATTATGAAATCTCGGTTTTAAAAGTGTACGCCGAGCCTCTTCTTCAATCAGTAAAACCGGACAATCCCGAATACAGTGATGCCGCGAGGTTGCTTGATTTTCTCTCCAGCTTCACACCCATACCCAGTCATATGGTTCCCGAGGATTCAATATTGCGTGAATTTATTGGAAATAGTTCTTTCAAGTATTAG
- a CDS encoding HD-GYP domain-containing protein: MNKIPQENIIDGMVFESPVYLDKNYILLTPEIPVSESLKRNLMKWEFKELETDGPIIGKESLTGSDHNLSSAFLDHDAKEKEGIKKARQFYVEILDAVEKIYQRYSRDQHLDLNYITEYIKKMITMIKENHDYILRLPDLDNYNKDYLITHSVKSALLALTIGESIKMPQFKLIELGISALLHEIGMLKLPDNLYNFTRKLSDTEKKALTTHTILGYRLLKDFSLSQDILMGVLQHHERCDGSGYPQQLTAPKISDYAKIISIVCAYDAQISDRPHSASRDGYHTLMEMLKEGVKYDETALRTLLYSISLYPLGSHVVLENGSIGVVVHNNKGNPKFPFVKVLIDPDRKPLADMPVIETRDEKGLKIHNILSREEIMKLKADGLIQKD, from the coding sequence ATGAACAAAATACCGCAGGAAAACATAATTGACGGCATGGTTTTTGAATCACCAGTCTATCTCGATAAAAATTATATACTTCTCACACCGGAAATTCCAGTATCGGAATCTCTGAAAAGAAACCTGATGAAATGGGAATTCAAGGAACTGGAAACCGATGGCCCTATCATCGGGAAGGAATCTCTGACGGGAAGCGATCACAATCTGTCTTCAGCTTTCCTCGACCATGATGCCAAAGAGAAAGAGGGAATTAAAAAAGCCCGCCAGTTCTATGTGGAAATACTCGATGCTGTTGAAAAAATATATCAGCGCTATTCGAGAGACCAGCATCTTGATTTAAACTATATCACTGAATATATCAAAAAAATGATTACTATGATCAAGGAGAACCACGATTACATTCTCCGCCTGCCCGATCTCGACAACTACAACAAAGATTATCTGATTACCCATTCTGTCAAATCGGCATTGCTGGCACTGACTATCGGAGAGAGTATAAAAATGCCTCAGTTCAAACTGATAGAACTCGGAATCTCCGCACTGCTCCATGAAATAGGGATGCTGAAACTTCCGGACAATCTCTACAATTTCACCAGAAAACTGAGCGACACGGAAAAGAAAGCCCTTACAACTCATACCATTCTCGGCTACAGGCTTCTGAAAGATTTCTCTCTTTCGCAGGATATTCTCATGGGTGTTCTGCAGCATCATGAAAGATGTGACGGAAGCGGATACCCGCAGCAGCTGACAGCTCCTAAAATCTCTGATTATGCCAAGATAATAAGTATCGTTTGCGCCTATGATGCCCAGATTTCCGACCGCCCCCACAGTGCTTCACGGGATGGTTATCACACGCTGATGGAAATGCTGAAAGAAGGAGTGAAATATGATGAAACGGCGTTGAGAACTCTGCTGTATTCTATTTCACTTTATCCTCTCGGTAGTCATGTTGTTCTGGAAAACGGATCCATCGGCGTAGTGGTTCACAACAACAAGGGAAATCCTAAATTCCCTTTTGTAAAAGTGCTTATCGATCCGGACAGAAAACCGCTGGCCGATATGCCCGTTATTGAAACGCGGGACGAGAAAGGTCTTAAAATTCATAATATTCTGAGCCGTGAAGAAATCATGAAGCTGAAAGCCGATGGTTTAATACAAAAGGATTAG
- a CDS encoding tetratricopeptide repeat-containing diguanylate cyclase, producing MFATIEDQIRSYNQQAEALTPDKAGEMLNLAKKAFSLAEAENFNKLGAEAQALMGIAYYYLLEIDKSLEYLNYCYDTALKYQFADLISYASYNMGIVYRYLDDKEKALTLFHESLANQDDANTIQKLSTLKALAETHRDLGQYTEAAGYTESALLIAKELEEQLIIQELQLLSGDIAYKNGNLRESVSRLIAIIRETSETAAMTAVRSSAMSLLGRNYARLNDNTRALSYGQDALLLAVSSGDEPNRLEAYSSLAFIYRQMNQFEEAYNYLSLYYKQKEIYDSGKNEKNLNSIKAYYETLEKEKEIDEQRVRIASQNRLIIYGTLLLVGLLALLFIFYQLYRRNQRVVEKLSRDLKKEMVLSKTDAVTGLPNRKAIEEKIREAFLQWKTDRKDFSLLFISFSEYRNLDKDIEDGAGEKFQKFIGDLLNTELKGQDFIALWKPFLFSVLLPSTDRESLILLGERLEHSLIEQRFKINDKEMSLSYTTASAVYSGEGTMHEFIDSCKNELKTDKTNT from the coding sequence ATCAGATTCGCAGCTATAATCAACAGGCTGAAGCATTAACGCCTGACAAAGCCGGAGAAATGCTTAATCTTGCAAAAAAAGCCTTCAGTCTGGCTGAAGCTGAAAACTTCAATAAGTTGGGAGCGGAAGCACAGGCATTAATGGGCATTGCCTATTATTATCTTCTTGAAATTGATAAAAGTCTTGAATACCTGAACTATTGCTATGATACGGCTCTTAAATATCAGTTTGCCGATTTGATAAGTTACGCCTCCTACAATATGGGCATAGTCTATCGATATCTCGATGATAAGGAAAAAGCCCTGACACTGTTTCATGAAAGTCTTGCGAATCAAGATGATGCAAATACCATTCAAAAACTATCTACACTGAAAGCCTTGGCTGAAACTCACAGAGACCTGGGACAATATACTGAAGCAGCTGGATACACTGAATCGGCACTTCTTATAGCCAAAGAACTGGAGGAGCAGCTGATTATTCAGGAATTACAACTGCTTTCCGGGGATATTGCTTATAAAAACGGGAATCTTCGGGAATCTGTCAGCAGGCTTATCGCCATTATCAGGGAAACCTCTGAAACAGCAGCTATGACAGCTGTCAGGTCCTCGGCGATGAGTCTTCTCGGTAGAAATTATGCACGTCTCAATGACAATACTAGGGCTCTTTCATATGGACAGGACGCGCTTTTACTGGCTGTCAGCAGCGGAGATGAACCAAACAGGCTGGAAGCCTATTCTTCATTGGCTTTTATCTACAGGCAGATGAATCAGTTTGAAGAAGCTTATAATTATTTATCACTGTATTATAAGCAAAAGGAAATTTACGATTCAGGTAAAAACGAGAAGAATCTGAATAGCATTAAAGCTTATTACGAGACTTTGGAAAAAGAAAAGGAAATAGATGAACAGCGGGTCAGAATTGCATCACAGAACCGATTAATTATTTATGGCACTCTACTTCTGGTTGGACTTCTCGCACTTCTCTTCATCTTTTACCAGCTCTACCGCAGAAATCAAAGAGTTGTTGAAAAGCTGAGTCGGGATCTGAAAAAAGAAATGGTTCTTTCAAAAACCGATGCTGTTACGGGGCTCCCGAACCGCAAGGCAATCGAAGAGAAAATCAGAGAGGCATTTCTCCAGTGGAAAACAGACCGGAAAGATTTCTCTCTTCTCTTTATATCATTCAGTGAGTATAGAAATCTGGATAAGGATATAGAAGACGGAGCGGGAGAAAAATTTCAGAAATTCATCGGCGATCTTCTTAATACGGAGCTGAAAGGTCAGGATTTTATAGCCTTGTGGAAACCTTTTTTATTTTCCGTTCTTCTTCCCTCAACTGATCGAGAAAGTCTAATTCTTCTAGGAGAACGGCTGGAACACTCTCTGATTGAGCAGCGTTTTAAAATAAATGATAAAGAAATGTCCCTCTCTTATACGACCGCTTCAGCAGTGTACAGTGGAGAGGGAACAATGCACGAGTTCATTGACAGCTGCAAAAATGAGCTGAAAACCGATAAAACTAATACTTGA